The following proteins are co-located in the Camelina sativa cultivar DH55 chromosome 12, Cs, whole genome shotgun sequence genome:
- the LOC104731388 gene encoding telomerase Cajal body protein 1-like has protein sequence MGEEEVAVADENGGLKVEESGEKTSSWPSMRFDVSPYRTHHFFKQFRAARNPNNFLKGLKWSPDGSCFLASSEDNTLSLFYLPQDGGDTNGYGVPIPEEDSYGASLLINEGESVYDFCWYPYMSVSDPLTCVFATSTRDHPIHLWDSTSGELRCTYRAYDAMDEITAAFSVGFNPGGTKIFAGYNSSIRVFDLHRPGRDFGQYSTLQKNKEGQAGILSTLAFSPTNSGMLAVGSYGQTTGIYREDNMELLYVLHGQEGGVTHVQFSKDGNYLYTGGRKDPYILCWDMRKSVETVYKLYRATENTNQRVFFDIEPCGRHLGTGGQDGLVHMYDLQTGNWVSGYQAASDTVNTFSFHPYLPMAATSSGHRRFAIPDDDDEDKNDLQLKADENCVSLWSFYVTSEENNNNYDENDVTSKSHPQNVTGEEEIA, from the exons atgGGTGAAGAGGAAGTAGCAGTAGCAGATGAAAATGGCGGATTAAAGGTAGAAGAATCAGGAGAGAAAACTTCATCGTGGCCTAGTATGAGATTCGATGTATCTCCTTACAGAACGCACCATTTCTTCAAGCAGTTCAGAGCTGCTCGAAACCCTAATAATTTCCTCAAGGGTCTTAAATG GTCACCTGATGGTTCGTGTTTCCTTGCAAGCTCTGAGGACAATACACTTAGTCTGTTTTATCT GCCTCAGGATGGAGGAGATACTAATGGCTATGGAGTGCCAATTCCTGAAGAAG ATTCGTATGGTGCGAGTCTTCTTATCAATGAGGGTGAATCTGTCTATGATTTCTGTTGGTATCCATACATGTCAGTTTCAG ACCCTTTAACATGCGTCTTTGCTACCTCCACTAGAGACCATCCAATCCATCTTTGGGATAGTACTTCTGGTGAG CTTCGGTGTACGTACCGGGCCTATGATGCTATGGATGAAATAACTGCTGCATTTTCAGTTGGATTTAATCCTGGTGGAACCAA gATCTTTGCTGGCTATAACAGCTCCATCAGAGTGTTTGATCTTCATCGTCCCGGTAGAGACTTTGGGCAATATTCAACTcttcagaaaaataaagaaggCCAAGCAG GTATATTATCTACTCTTGCTTTCTCCCCAACTAATTCTGGAATGTTGGCTGTGGGCTCTTACGGGCAGACTACTGGGATTTATAGAGAAGACAACATGGAGCTATTGTATGTTTTACATGGTCAAGAAGGTGGTGTTACACAT GTCCAGTTTTCAAAGGATGGGAACTATTTATATACAGGAGGTCGCAAG GATCCTTACATTCTTTGCTGGGATATGCGGAAATCTGTTGAGACAGTCTATAA ATTGTACAGAGCAACTGAGAACACAAACCAACGTGTATTCTTTGATATTGAGCCATGTGGTCGACATTTAGGCACCGGTGGTCAG GATGGGCTTGTTCACATGTATGATCTACAAACGGGAAACTGGGTGTCTGGATATCAAGCTGCTTCAG ATACTGTGAATACTTTCTCATTCCACCCATACCTTCCAATGGCTGCTACATCCTCTGGTCACAGACGTTTTGCAATTCctgatgatgacgatgaagatAAGAACGATCTTCAACTGAAAG CTGATGAAAACTGTGTATCTCTCTGGAGTTTCTACGTTACATCCgaagagaacaacaacaattatGATGAAAATGACGTTACAAGCAAGTCTCATCCCCAAAATGtcacaggagaagaagaaatagccTAA
- the LOC104731390 gene encoding F-box protein SKIP27-like: MIHYLHFIGEFWFSRAAKVVKWFSEKLLLSSRRRTTTMALTKRGFVVMKSNGEEEELELGLGSVRFTRGLGRKRILISSSVRQSLSRSAVEIPVVPDSPPVKSSLKRQRSSRTIASSEKSRLESLPQDLLIRVICGVDHDDLKSLKLVSKSIREASLVAKSLHFAYTTPRKTRAFRNSIDLEEVSDSSRQEDDIEPPNAPHHYRWTKAKRKEQLSSVSVALFT; the protein is encoded by the exons ATGATCCATTATCTCCATTTCATCGGTGAGTTTTGGTTCTCTCGTGCTGCTAAAGTAGTTAAGTGGTTCTCGGAGAAGCTTCTTCTTAGTAGCAGAAGAAGAACGACAACAATGGCGTTGACGAAGAGAGGTTTCGTTGTGATGAAGTCTAACGGTGAGGAAGAGGAGCTAGAGTTAGGTTTAGGATCAGTGAGGTTCACGCGAGGTTTAGGCAGGAAAAGGATTCTGATTTCGAGCAGTGTTCGTCAATCTCTGTCTAGATCGGCCGTTGAGATTCCGGTGGTACCTGATTCGCCGCCGGTGAAAAGTTCGTTGAAGAGACAACGAAGCAGCAGAACTATTGCTTCCTCTGAGAAATCTCGACTTGAGTCTCTACCTCAAGATCTCTTG ATTCGTGTGATTTGTGGTGTTGATCATGATGATCTCAAGAGTCTCAAACTTGTTTCTAAATCAATCAGAGAAGCT AGTTTAGTAGCCAAGAGTTTACATTTTGCGTACACCACACCGAGAAAGACTCGTGCTTTTCGAAACTCGATTGATCTCGAGGAGGTTTCGGATTCGAGCCGTCAAGAAGACGACATAGAGCCTCCTAATGCACCGCATCACTATCGATGGACCAAGGCTAAGAGGAAAGAGCAACTCTCAAGCGTCTCTGTGGCTTTGTTTACATAG
- the LOC104731391 gene encoding uncharacterized protein LOC104731391, producing the protein MQRPPKSLFSVFVSLNFKLQTPSHSHTHAMGEEETEQVSSSFFSHPLFSCFITLYVLILIYFPIELLRISLSPVLLISGALLLSLLYHGSTRESNTRPDTSNENLEETAEDYYSNVVLVQDSDKKPDHLTCGFVEWNLRAPLEVIHEAYEENDEDEEEEENPGGEKDPTRFKEIVRFPSLSLCYPESDSDSDSASSSEFNFPEIGDWNSPENMGFRWEEEDDGGGTGGGEGLIEIKLDRSYNNNKSKMMMMSKWNQTELDFHGEDEDGLIEIDLFP; encoded by the coding sequence ATGCAACGACCACCAAAGTCTCTCTTCTCTGTCTTTGTCTCTCTAAACTTCAAACTTCAAACACCgtcacactcacacacacacgccatgggagaagaagaaaccgaacaagtctcttcctccttcttctctcaTCCTCTCTTCTCCTGTTTCATCACTCTCTACGTTCTAATCCTCATCTACTTCCCTATTGAGTTGCTTAGAATCTCTCTCTCCCCTGTTCTCCTCATCTCCGGAgctctcctcctctctcttctctatcaCGGGTCGACCCGAGAATCCAACACCCGACCCGATACAAGCAACGAGAATCTCGAGGAGACAGCTGAAGACTACTACTCTAACGTTGTTCTGGTTCAAGATTCCGACAAGAAGCCCGATCATTTGACGTGTGGTTTTGTGGAGTGGAACTTGAGAGCTCCATTGGAAGTGATACACGAAGCTTACGAAGAGAacgatgaagacgaagaagaagaagagaacccGGGTGGTGAAAAAGACCCGACCCGGTTTAAAGAAATCGTGAGGTTTCCGTCGTTGTCTCTCTGTTACCCAGAATcagattcggattcggattcTGCTTCGTCGTCGGAATTCAATTTCCCGGAGATCGGTGACTGGAACTCGCCGGAGAACATGGGATTCAGATGGGAAGAGGAGGACGACGGCGGTGGaactggaggaggagaaggtttGATTGAGATAAAGCTTGATCGTAGctataataataacaagagcaagatgatgatgatgagtaaaTGGAATCAAACAGAGTTGGATTTTCATGGAGAGGACGAAGATGGTTTGATCGAAATCGATCTTTTCCCATAG